GGTGGCAAGATCTATGAGATGATGGCGATTGCCCTGGGTGGGAGATGGGGAAGGTCCGACACGGAGAAGGCCGAGGTATCAATGGGTGAGGCCAGCGCAGAGGCAGACTCATCTGAAGGCACCGTAACAGAGGTGATTGAGCCCTCGGAAGTTAGACCCGAGAGCGACCCATGGAGGGATTAGTGAGTTCTCCCACGGACATCTTTTGTTAGAACTTCATATTTAGCAGTGCCGGGGGTAAAATTAAGGCCATGGGCTAGAGCATTATTTGGTTACAGATACTTCTAGACGGGTTCCTGCCGTGGCAATTTTTGTAGGTGTAGACTTGCTGGCCACTAACATTTTATTGAGGTAGTAGTGGCCTTGGAAAACAATAAAGCATGGAGGATGATTACATAGCAAAATTGTGATGTCCCTcacaatataataataaaaaaagaagTTTGTGCACAGCTGTTTCCCTCCCCTTTATATAGTTGTTACTGACAGACTGCTTCTTGGAGATCAGATCAACAGTTTGTGTTGTGGGCAGCTCGGCTTTATTTTAGGAATTAGTTAATGTACCCATGAtgaaatatataatatatatatacaaaacgCACGATGACCATAAGGAAACCATTGCCTGGTACTCGTATGTTGTTGCTGTTGCCGAAGCTGTTTTCACATTCCTGCATCGTTTCCTTTCGTTCTTACTGTAAGCTTACTGCAAGCAGCTTATGTCCCATTGATCCAAGATGAAAATGACCCGTTTTACGAGGTTCAAGTTATTAAAGCCAATATGATTCCATATGTTGCAACGCCTCAGCAAGTTTCAATGGACAACATAATGTTACGAACAGAGAGCATGCGAAATCATCAACATTCACACTAAATCACAACAAACTGATCTGAAAACTGATCTGAAAAAGAATAATAAGAAGTAAAAAGAATAGAGTAGAAGCTGAGCGTTTTAATCTGAACATATGTCTTTTTAGTGCTGCTCGCTAACTAGCTATATATATTAACTATAACCACACAAACAAATACGCTCCATGCAGCAGCAATCCGTGTCTATTTTCAGGTGTTTCTCTAATTCACTTCACACTCTGACAGTGACGATTACCACTGACACTGTTTAATGTGCCTGCCTGTAATCGTAAACAACCGTGAGTGGTCCCTTGCCCTATCATCATTAGTTGAATGTTAATATAGCGCCGGTGCTACTTTGAGGCAAGTACTGTTGTAAACTGCGTTTCCATTCAATGGCCGGGAATTTTCTTTCTACAGGGTTGTGTTGAAAGTTGAATTGAGCCTCAAGGCAAATTTTCTTCTGAAGAATACAAATAATTAGGTTCTCCTGAACTCTCTCATTTTCTACGTAGCTAGAATCtcaaaaggaaagaaagaaataagttATTGTTTCTTCACGCAGATTCcgcaccgccccccccccccccccccccccctcaatcTTCACGCAGAATTTGCAATGTACAGAGATGCTCTTATTCTGACTCCCTTAGCCTATCTAATTCTGCATAGAACATCACACAGAATAGAAAAAGAAGTATAAACATGGCTGCATAACTGTGTATTTGTATGTGCCAAAATGCATCGTTACTGATGAACACATCACAATTCAGTACTCAAATGGACTCACATCCCAAAATTTCCAGCAGTCCGTGGCCTCTTTGGATCATTTCCTGGATGCACAGTATCTAGTTGAGACTCCTGAAAGCATCTTGAGCCCTTTGTGCCTGCCCAAAACAACAAACTCATAAGGACAAAAATAACACAATGGCAGCATTTGCAGTTTTCCTGGATGAAAATTAATACCAGCCTCTGCATCCATAGATGCACCAAGTCTATTATCTATCACAAACCATTCAGCACATAGCCTAATATCACAAAGTTAAGGAAATTAACAAGCCTAAAGAATTTTAAACAGACGTCTGCAGTGGCGTCCCACAGTAACAAATCTAACCTTCCAACAATTAACTTAACTGATCAAAAGAAGGTGGAAGCTTGCCCCAATTTAATCAACGAAATCTGGTACAACTTGCCTGAGTTAGTTACTGAAGAGCCCACAACAGCACGCCTCTGCGACGTATCTCCAAGGAAGCAACAAGCTTAGCATTCTGAAATAACAGCTTAGATAAAATTGCAGAAAACATTATTCACGTTACTTGGTTTGGATGAAGGTTTGACTTTTTTACTGGATATGACCTCACATCCACGAGCTAGCTTATGCTGAAAGTACGGAAAGTCTGCAGAGAAGAAACAATCTCAGCAATTAAAAAATGAAGCTAGTTTTTAACAGTGGTGAACCGAAATTACCTTCTTTTGACAAAAATTCAGGGAATTGCCCTTGCTCAAGCCCCAGAAGTCTACCAGCTTCAAAACATGTATCTGAAGACCACAAGAGTTTACCAGTCATTATTATATAGAAGCAAGTCAAAAGTGACTTCGCACAATAACTAGAAGTTGAAACTAAATTGGGGCCGTTGCTGTTTCGTTAGCTTGCATGTGGATCCAATTCAAATCATAACATACATGGTGTTTTATGCTATCAAGCCAATAATAACATCTATCAGGACGAAAATGTACAGGCATAGGAGCAAATAAATAAGACAGAAAACAACAAAACTCACTCAAAAGGGGAAAAGTAGCTTTCAGGCAGACTAATTGGTAAAACTAGGTTTCACTCGATCTCGTTAGCACACCGGTTAACATGTAAATTGGTAAGCAAAATAATTACAGGAATGAAACAGAGGAAAAACTAGCTGTACCCTGTACGTACCAAATAGAGCTATCAGCGGCTCTCCTCCTACCCTTGCTGATTCTGCAGTTGAAAAGCTCAGTCATGAAGCAGAGCAATTGTATGGTATGAATCGAGAgctaaatatatatattttttatcatGTGTATATGATGTTAGAAAAAGATGTCATTATCCAGACATGTCCGTTGACACTAGAATGCCTGAACAGCTATGATCTGCCCCCGGACTCAAAGAAGAAGGTAGCCTAAACAAATTGCAGGCCCATTATTACTAGTGTAAAAAACAACAAGCAGAAACAGCAAGAGGGTATCCACTCACGTGCATGTTGttgtacctcttcttcatctgaAGATAGAACTGGGCGAGATCTGTTGACTGCTGCTTCCGGTTTACATGCTTCACGCGACGCCTTTTTTTTCAACGAATGGTAGGTAAGATTAGATAACTTGACCAGTAAATCAATCCATTGTGCTAGAACTAGAAACAGAAACAGACAGTAGTGCGCACATATATACGTACTTGGACCCAATGGTACAGGCTGTTCCTGCTGCGCGGGTACTGCATCCTATCCCTGAGCTCGGGCGCCCTGTAGGCCATCTCCTCGACCATCTTCCTGACGAGTTGCCAATCCAGGAAGGCACTGCACGCAGTAGTAGTTCATCACAGAAAGTTAGCATGCTAGCTGCATatttcaatcaatcaatcacagtCGCAGCACATCAAGAGGGTAATTAAGAGAGACCTGACCTGGCATGATCTTTGCGCCGGAAGAGGACATCGCGTGGCAAAGCACGGATACTTATCAAGCACAGGTTTCTTGTAGATGCTCATGAGCCAGTCGCAGAGGTAGCCTATCACCCTGTAGGCAAGGAGGTCAAACAGGAACACATTGAGGAGCCTGCCCTCGTAGCTCGAGTCGTACCACCTAGGTAGTAGGAAGCGTCTCGCGATTGGCCTTCCCTGACCATCTTCGCCAGATACTTGACGTTGAGGATCACATACGTCTTCTGTCTCGCACTGCGATTTGATGTTAATAGATCAGTTGTGTGATCAGCCAAATCATACCCAGGGGAGGTCGAGGGATGGACGAATCAACAAGGGTTTCGTTGGAGCGTACGTTAGGTAGACGTCGACATGGCTGTGCATTCGGATGCAGGCAAGTAGCCGCCGGCGACGGAGGCGCCTCGTGCAAGGATATTCCAGCGAGTGCAACAGAGGGTGCTCTTGGCATGATGTTATTACTGCTTCAACTCCTGTTAGGTCACGCCAAACCCTTGTCAAGGAGAAGAAC
This DNA window, taken from Miscanthus floridulus cultivar M001 chromosome 13, ASM1932011v1, whole genome shotgun sequence, encodes the following:
- the LOC136498872 gene encoding uncharacterized protein, translated to MVEEMAYRAPELRDRMQYPRSRNSLYHWVQASREACKPEAAVNRSRPVLSSDEEEVQQHAQSARVGGEPLIALFDTCFEAGRLLGLEQGQFPEFLSKEDFPYFQHKLARGCEVISSKKVKPSSKPNTSQRRAVVGSSVTNSGTKGSRCFQESQLDTVHPGNDPKRPRTAGNFGIIR